From Malaya genurostris strain Urasoe2022 chromosome 2, Malgen_1.1, whole genome shotgun sequence:
TTCGTTGGAGGTAGGGTTTTATATTGCATGTTTgttacaataacaataacaaatgCATTTGAAGGTTCACCAAAACGATAGCTTACCGAAGAATATCTGTAGTCCGTGTCGTTACCAGTTAGAAAAAACTTATGTTTTTCGAAGCAAATGTCGTGAGAACGATATCAAGCTGAGGCGTCATGTAAAGCTGCTTGCGGCAGGGAAAGTTAGTTCTCTTGCGTGTGACTCGGACGATGACGAGATCGAGTTCGAATCTAGTTTGCAATATATCAAATCTTTTGAGATGGAAACGGAAACGAAGAAACAATTAGAATGGCAAGCTAAAGAAGATTCTTTAAGAAAAGAATTTCAGGCCTCGGCAGCCCGGGAAAGGAGCACAATATTCGAAACGTTTAGGCGGAAAAACGCCAACCGTCGAAATATGATGCAGGATGCTTGCACAAGTACGGAAGAGTTGGGTGACGTCATAATAGAATCCAGTGTCTCGTATGAAGACGTTCAAGAGGAAATAGTTCAAACGTTTGAAAACATGTCTGAGGAAAACGTGAATCATGATGATATTCAGCAATCGGAAGCTATGGATCATGAATCAGTTGATAGTTCTAAAGAAAATTTGATCACTATTGTAGATTCTGGTGTAGCATTTGCTAAGCAAGATCACGATATGGTTCAATATTTTGATCATGGAGATATGGAAGCTGGGGAGATTGAAGAAGACACAAGTAAAAGTACAATCACTGTCGCTAATGACGAACAGAATGTAGATCTCGTAAGCAACGCTTCAGCAAGTATGATTCCTGACGCGGATCGTTTTGTTATCAGTGATGTCTCTGATACGGATACTTATGTACTCGAGGACGAACTGGAGCGCGAAGAACATAATCTCTACGGGTCATTAGACGATTCGGACGAGGACTTTGAAGCGGTCACGAATGCAGTTAAAGCGGAACTAGCTGACCAACCTGGGTTCAATGGTGAAAATTGCATCATGAAGGTAGAAAAAGCTCGAGATTTGACAAAGGTTGAAGTCCGTGCTGACGACGGCTCGATTATATGTATGGAGTTCAGCACAGAACCGACGCAAAACCCTACTTCGCCAGCTAAAAGTTTTGAGGCTCAAATATCGGGTATATTAAAGTGCTCGTATTGCAAGCGAGTATTTCGATCCCGAGATCTTTTGCGAGAACACAATGAAACCgaacatccaaacatgccaaagGGGCACAGTTGCGACATCTGTGACAAATGGTGCCCAACCAAAAGTTCGTTCGAAAGACATTTTCGAATTCACACAGGTAATTTTGTTATACCTCCTACGTTGAACGGATATTGACATAATTTGCTTCCAGGAGAAAAGCCATTTGTTTGTGGTGAATGTGGCAGAAGTTTTGTTCAGAAGGAAATTTTGAAACGACATATGTTGATTCATAC
This genomic window contains:
- the LOC131430747 gene encoding zinc finger protein 316, with the protein product MAKHKEFNELCRLCLKNADSLEEIFEGTENSMVLRIMASVSLEVHQNDSLPKNICSPCRYQLEKTYVFRSKCRENDIKLRRHVKLLAAGKVSSLACDSDDDEIEFESSLQYIKSFEMETETKKQLEWQAKEDSLRKEFQASAARERSTIFETFRRKNANRRNMMQDACTSTEELGDVIIESSVSYEDVQEEIVQTFENMSEENVNHDDIQQSEAMDHESVDSSKENLITIVDSGVAFAKQDHDMVQYFDHGDMEAGEIEEDTSKSTITVANDEQNVDLVSNASASMIPDADRFVISDVSDTDTYVLEDELEREEHNLYGSLDDSDEDFEAVTNAVKAELADQPGFNGENCIMKVEKARDLTKVEVRADDGSIICMEFSTEPTQNPTSPAKSFEAQISGILKCSYCKRVFRSRDLLREHNETEHPNMPKGHSCDICDKWCPTKSSFERHFRIHTGEKPFVCGECGRSFVQKEILKRHMLIHTNNRPFACDHCPKRFNQKDQLRNHLNNSHTKNPVITIHKCTLCSKEFRYSSGLSRHLAMHYGRTFTCACGRVFNDKSALNRHEMTLHQKSSKNNKSKN